In a single window of the Flavobacterium sp. W4I14 genome:
- a CDS encoding hypothetical protein (product_source=Hypo-rule applied), which translates to MKENRHPFHPIAIGSGLGTKVCAPCNPKNEKLFCHLAPVAAVPCSNEVRGSEAYKRKTGRNVVYYTGLALHKKSILDLGNDDLSLGKAYATVLGLLRYRFGVSPTEIQYILRVIFTIRK; encoded by the coding sequence TTGAAGGAAAATCGGCATCCGTTCCATCCGATAGCTATCGGATCGGGTTTAGGAACAAAGGTTTGTGCACCCTGCAACCCTAAAAATGAAAAACTGTTTTGCCATTTAGCCCCGGTTGCAGCGGTACCCTGCAGCAACGAGGTACGAGGAAGCGAAGCGTATAAGCGTAAAACGGGAAGAAACGTAGTATATTATACAGGCCTTGCGCTCCATAAAAAAAGCATTTTAGACTTAGGAAATGATGACCTGAGTTTGGGAAAAGCATATGCAACAGTTTTAGGGCTTTTACGCTATCGGTTTGGTGTCTCACCAACCGAAATTCAATACATTTTAAGGGTGATTTTTACAATTAGAAAATGA
- a CDS encoding uncharacterized protein (DUF983 family) (product_source=COG5349; cog=COG5349; superfamily=144217; transmembrane_helix_parts=Inside_1_60,TMhelix_61_83,Outside_84_87,TMhelix_88_107,Inside_108_132), producing MSEQTTSKLYAIVHCKCPHCRRGDIFTGSMYGWNIQHTKEICGHCAQRIEIEPGYFYAAMYVSYAMNVIEMLFASFITYLFFGPLTDATFWPYLTVIFAGCFILYPFNYRYSRIILLHVLSPNIKYKPYYDK from the coding sequence ATGTCTGAGCAAACTACCTCAAAACTTTATGCCATTGTACATTGTAAGTGTCCGCATTGCCGTAGGGGAGATATTTTTACAGGCAGTATGTATGGCTGGAACATTCAGCATACCAAAGAAATCTGTGGGCATTGCGCACAACGTATAGAGATTGAACCAGGCTATTTCTATGCCGCTATGTACGTAAGTTATGCCATGAATGTAATCGAAATGCTTTTCGCCAGTTTCATTACCTATTTATTTTTTGGTCCGCTTACCGATGCAACTTTCTGGCCTTACCTGACCGTTATTTTTGCAGGTTGTTTTATCCTGTATCCGTTTAATTATCGCTATTCGAGAATTATATTGCTTCATGTTTTATCGCCGAACATTAAGTATAAGCCATATTACGATAAGTAG
- a CDS encoding hypothetical protein (product_source=Hypo-rule applied; superfamily=52540) — protein MNANDLLIELRKFVLIKSGLRNIDPAHCKIISEYVFQETKNYVSETTIKRFFGFANTLHKFSLFTLNSLSQYIGYNDWDSFCKDKENQTTSVQSIWQDLKLKAHAITEISLIANKNNSGIPFNATANRSFFYPDFDYFLKNNYQFTTISAQPGQGKSILLAHMVEYFFLSENALYKNDIVLLVNSSSINTIIQNGDTLKDWFLKEFKFGSLTELIGYFKKNPEKREGRFIIIVDGIDEHLARSNYFKTFIDFLYSIEENNFVKLAFGLRTNSWINLQPAIYGSASLTKAWYTGLFYDEETLSNVPSLNVDEVLYTLSNIENKIINRADVSLPLLTQFKTPFWLQVYFKLKDENQHLELSNPLLRYELISYFLEKRVFLAKKSTEKVFLLKKISDSISEGNKKLRVSKEKILSYINCYPDAYEELLHAGIIIEEKRLSTAIPTEIVRFLNDDIYTYFLFIQITDKFEYRPCKSFFEHILNSFPGQTSLRDYILNWAIRFCITRNEIAALKNNFQAAIYQQ, from the coding sequence ATGAATGCTAACGATCTCCTTATCGAACTCAGGAAGTTTGTCCTTATAAAATCTGGTTTGAGAAATATCGACCCAGCTCATTGTAAGATTATTTCTGAGTATGTATTTCAAGAAACCAAAAACTACGTAAGTGAAACAACCATCAAGCGATTCTTTGGCTTTGCGAACACCTTACATAAATTCTCTTTATTTACTTTAAATAGCTTATCACAATATATAGGTTATAACGATTGGGACTCATTTTGTAAAGACAAGGAAAACCAAACTACCTCTGTTCAAAGTATCTGGCAAGATTTAAAGCTAAAAGCACATGCCATTACAGAGATATCGTTAATTGCAAATAAAAATAATTCGGGCATTCCATTTAATGCTACCGCCAACAGAAGTTTTTTTTACCCTGATTTTGATTATTTCTTAAAAAACAATTACCAGTTTACAACCATAAGTGCTCAACCTGGCCAAGGAAAATCGATACTGCTTGCACACATGGTAGAGTATTTTTTCTTATCAGAAAATGCCCTCTACAAAAACGATATCGTTTTATTGGTTAATTCTAGCAGCATTAATACCATTATCCAAAATGGAGACACTTTAAAAGACTGGTTTTTAAAAGAATTTAAATTCGGGAGCCTTACCGAGTTGATCGGTTATTTCAAAAAAAATCCCGAAAAGAGAGAAGGCCGTTTCATTATTATTGTTGATGGTATTGATGAACATTTGGCAAGAAGTAATTATTTCAAAACGTTTATCGACTTTTTATATAGCATTGAAGAAAACAACTTTGTTAAGCTCGCATTTGGCCTGCGAACGAATAGTTGGATTAATCTTCAGCCTGCTATTTATGGTTCTGCATCTTTAACTAAAGCCTGGTATACGGGCTTATTTTATGATGAGGAAACCCTAAGTAATGTACCGTCGTTAAATGTTGATGAGGTACTCTACACCTTAAGCAATATAGAAAACAAAATTATCAACCGGGCAGATGTAAGCCTGCCCCTATTAACTCAGTTTAAAACACCATTCTGGTTACAGGTTTATTTCAAGCTCAAAGATGAGAACCAGCATCTTGAGCTGAGTAATCCTTTATTACGTTATGAATTAATCAGCTATTTCTTAGAGAAACGTGTATTTCTGGCAAAAAAAAGCACCGAAAAAGTATTTCTCCTTAAAAAAATAAGTGATAGCATTTCAGAAGGAAATAAGAAATTAAGGGTTTCTAAAGAAAAAATCCTGAGTTATATCAATTGTTATCCCGATGCATATGAAGAACTTTTACATGCCGGGATCATCATCGAAGAAAAAAGGTTAAGTACGGCCATCCCTACAGAAATTGTCCGCTTTTTAAACGACGATATTTATACCTATTTCTTATTTATACAGATCACTGATAAATTTGAATACAGGCCTTGTAAATCATTTTTCGAGCATATATTAAACAGTTTCCCTGGCCAAACCTCCCTGAGAGACTATATACTTAACTGGGCAATTAGGTTCTGTATCACCAGAAATGAAATTGCCGCCTTAAAAAACAATTTTCAGGCTGCCATTTACCAACAGTGA
- a CDS encoding tetratricopeptide (TPR) repeat protein (product_source=COG0457; cog=COG0457; superfamily=48452): MATGRTMSNLYKETIKTISENVLNEDIQIMLHVIECNVNLIDVDKAALANTMQLLKRNYKRLNELFPINPYDLILYFYNNLVNKPNESKTLEDKIIKLCQEIDQSKPHKNEEITSAEILSYRLVLITLFSQKSYAECHRFIMAILGKYPNIFYVRYSVFSPFLLLHLGQTYIKLNYFKKAQRIIQFVDKIISSDYTYYTNFILASFSVFKANFYNATHNYEQALIETNIGLGITGKNDFKMFEIALLLSKIDTLKHTEESEEVSNVIKELLNFLTVHKLSMPDYSNLSSHEFEHTFKILKSYRRHQNL; this comes from the coding sequence ATGGCTACAGGGCGAACCATGAGCAACCTGTATAAGGAAACCATCAAAACCATTTCAGAGAACGTACTCAATGAAGACATTCAGATTATGCTGCATGTAATAGAATGCAACGTTAATCTTATTGATGTGGATAAAGCGGCTTTAGCCAATACCATGCAGCTGCTAAAGCGGAACTACAAAAGATTAAATGAACTGTTCCCAATTAATCCTTATGATTTAATTCTTTATTTCTACAATAACCTGGTTAATAAACCTAACGAGAGTAAAACGCTAGAAGATAAAATAATAAAACTTTGCCAGGAGATAGATCAGAGTAAACCGCACAAAAACGAAGAAATCACTTCTGCCGAAATACTCTCTTACCGATTGGTATTGATTACCTTATTTTCTCAAAAAAGCTATGCAGAATGCCACCGCTTTATCATGGCTATTTTGGGTAAGTACCCCAATATTTTTTATGTGAGATATTCTGTTTTCTCTCCTTTTTTATTGCTTCATTTAGGTCAAACCTATATCAAGCTCAACTATTTTAAAAAAGCGCAGCGTATTATACAATTCGTTGATAAAATCATCAGTAGCGATTACACCTACTATACCAATTTTATATTGGCCAGCTTTAGTGTGTTTAAAGCCAACTTTTACAATGCTACACATAATTACGAACAAGCCCTTATAGAAACTAATATCGGCTTGGGTATTACGGGAAAGAATGATTTCAAGATGTTCGAGATTGCCCTGTTATTAAGTAAGATAGATACCTTAAAACATACCGAAGAATCAGAAGAAGTATCGAACGTAATTAAAGAACTGCTAAATTTTTTAACGGTACATAAACTCTCTATGCCCGATTATTCCAACCTAAGCAGTCACGAGTTTGAGCATACCTTTAAGATTTTAAAATCTTACCGCCGGCACCAAAACCTATAA
- a CDS encoding chemotaxis protein MotB (product_source=KO:K02557; cath_funfam=1.10.287.660,3.30.1330.60; cog=COG1360; ko=KO:K02557; pfam=PF00691; smart=SM00150; superfamily=103088,90257): protein MKNTFFAFTLLLFISSISSCVVLSPKKYKALLGTKDSLYTAFNEGLIKIENLEKEVGKLRKDTTLMAEELRDLQNNYNEMDASYKKLKNNSSSEITKLSGDLAAREKRLKEVEEVLRKRDEATNALKEKLQQALLGFTKSGLTVEIKNGKVYVSLTDKLLFPSGSIIIDEKGKQALTQLANVLKQQPEINIAVEGHTDNQKINNLGQIKDNWDLSVLRATSVVRYLTENEKVESVRMTATGKGEFQPLGTNANADGRSKNRRIEIVLSPKLDELYNLIK from the coding sequence ATGAAAAATACCTTTTTTGCATTTACGCTTCTTCTCTTTATCTCTTCGATTAGCTCTTGTGTTGTTCTTTCGCCTAAAAAGTACAAAGCCTTATTGGGCACTAAAGATTCGTTATATACTGCTTTTAACGAAGGCTTAATCAAGATCGAAAATTTAGAAAAAGAAGTAGGTAAGCTTAGAAAGGATACTACCTTAATGGCCGAAGAACTTCGCGATCTGCAGAACAATTACAATGAAATGGATGCGAGCTATAAAAAGCTTAAAAATAATTCGTCATCAGAAATTACCAAACTATCTGGAGACTTAGCTGCCCGCGAAAAACGTCTAAAAGAAGTAGAAGAAGTTCTGCGTAAGCGTGATGAGGCAACCAATGCATTGAAGGAAAAACTTCAGCAGGCTTTATTGGGCTTTACCAAAAGTGGTTTAACCGTAGAGATTAAAAATGGTAAAGTTTACGTTTCGCTAACGGATAAACTATTATTCCCTTCAGGAAGTATTATTATCGACGAAAAAGGAAAACAGGCCCTCACTCAATTGGCCAACGTATTAAAACAACAACCAGAGATAAATATTGCTGTTGAAGGTCATACCGATAACCAGAAAATAAATAACCTGGGGCAGATTAAAGATAACTGGGATTTAAGTGTGTTGAGGGCTACCTCTGTAGTACGTTATTTAACAGAGAATGAGAAGGTAGAAAGTGTAAGGATGACAGCTACAGGTAAGGGCGAATTCCAACCATTGGGTACCAACGCAAATGCAGATGGAAGAAGCAAGAACAGAAGAATAGAGATTGTACTTTCTCCTAAGCTGGATGAACTTTATAACCTGATTAAATAA
- a CDS encoding hypothetical protein (product_source=Hypo-rule applied; pfam=PF14135; superfamily=101898,50911) → MKKILLYSLLSFALFAGCKKEEILIDEQRPEERVTEAVTKYTNSLTGSTYGWKAFLYPDGGGGYSFYLNFTKENKVTMYADLDYDPAQISKESTYRVKAFQNPTLSFDTYNYMHILADPNPSTFGGAAGWGVYSDFEFTFDKQVGDSIMLTGKLLKSKLVLVKATQAEQKLYNEKGLLNSINTSVDYIDDNDYLYMLLGDATQVQTSFDYINKIFSLTWDNNGEVSTTSTGFAFTLTGIVLKEPLFYKGKKITELTWDPIKNVFFTTVDGNRVEIQVSATPILPLHLVLGVNYTRVTTPNAATYPGWGSDFIARRALANQRSLANIVVGTSPVSLGTFRFTFNTVAKTMILVINTPYAATSLNLTFPYTYSKTVGGVYKFTIGSGFDGNSAFFYNQASQPLVPLLNERINVDNFTLSYFTHPTTGAILGQFKSVEHPDFTFTGALQ, encoded by the coding sequence ATGAAAAAAATACTATTATATTCATTATTATCTTTTGCCCTATTTGCAGGTTGTAAAAAGGAAGAGATTTTGATAGATGAACAAAGACCAGAAGAAAGAGTTACTGAAGCGGTAACAAAATATACAAATTCATTAACAGGCAGTACTTATGGATGGAAGGCTTTCTTGTATCCCGATGGTGGAGGCGGTTATTCCTTTTATCTAAATTTTACTAAGGAAAACAAGGTTACCATGTATGCCGATTTGGATTACGATCCTGCTCAAATAAGCAAGGAAAGTACATACCGTGTTAAAGCATTTCAAAATCCTACATTATCTTTTGATACCTATAATTATATGCATATTCTAGCCGATCCCAATCCAAGTACGTTTGGTGGTGCTGCCGGATGGGGTGTTTATTCTGATTTCGAATTTACCTTCGATAAGCAGGTGGGCGATTCGATTATGTTAACCGGTAAACTATTGAAAAGTAAATTGGTTTTGGTAAAAGCTACTCAAGCGGAACAAAAACTGTACAATGAAAAAGGCTTGTTGAATTCTATCAATACCTCAGTAGATTATATAGATGATAATGATTATCTGTATATGCTTTTAGGTGATGCCACTCAGGTTCAAACATCCTTTGATTATATTAACAAAATTTTTAGCCTTACATGGGATAATAATGGAGAGGTTAGTACCACATCTACAGGGTTTGCATTTACCTTAACAGGAATTGTTTTAAAAGAGCCGTTATTTTATAAAGGGAAGAAAATTACTGAGCTTACCTGGGACCCGATAAAGAATGTTTTCTTTACCACGGTTGATGGAAACCGGGTGGAAATTCAAGTGTCCGCAACACCAATTTTGCCTTTGCACCTGGTGTTAGGAGTAAATTATACAAGGGTTACTACACCAAATGCAGCAACCTATCCAGGATGGGGTAGTGATTTTATTGCTCGGAGAGCTTTGGCAAATCAAAGATCTTTAGCAAATATAGTTGTCGGAACTAGCCCGGTTTCATTGGGTACTTTTAGATTTACCTTTAATACGGTAGCAAAGACCATGATTCTGGTTATTAATACGCCGTACGCTGCAACTTCGCTAAATTTAACCTTTCCGTATACCTATTCAAAAACAGTTGGTGGGGTTTACAAATTTACAATTGGATCTGGTTTTGATGGAAACTCGGCCTTTTTCTATAATCAGGCATCGCAACCATTGGTTCCGCTGTTGAATGAGCGAATTAACGTAGATAATTTCACATTAAGTTATTTTACTCATCCTACTACCGGAGCTATATTAGGTCAATTTAAAAGCGTGGAGCACCCTGATTTTACCTTTACTGGTGCATTACAATAA
- a CDS encoding hypothetical protein (product_source=Hypo-rule applied; cleavage_site_network=SignalP-TM; transmembrane_helix_parts=Inside_1_4,TMhelix_5_27,Outside_28_46,TMhelix_47_69,Inside_70_90) has translation MKKKAIFILFVLVFTFAVNPNVNAQCSMCTINAEQGVKNGNTQTAGLNTGVLYLLSLPYLMAVIVGVVWYKKYRKKNVHLNMKKEPFNLN, from the coding sequence ATGAAGAAGAAAGCAATTTTTATCCTGTTTGTATTGGTATTTACATTCGCGGTAAACCCCAATGTTAATGCCCAATGTTCTATGTGTACCATTAATGCCGAGCAAGGTGTTAAAAATGGGAATACACAAACAGCAGGCTTAAATACAGGCGTATTGTATCTTTTATCTCTTCCATATTTAATGGCTGTTATTGTTGGTGTGGTATGGTATAAAAAATACCGCAAAAAGAACGTGCACCTTAATATGAAAAAGGAACCTTTTAATTTAAATTAA
- a CDS encoding uncharacterized protein (TIGR02453 family) (product_source=TIGR02453; cog=COG5587; pfam=PF09365; tigrfam=TIGR02453) → MLKKETLSFIKDVAENNNREWFAANKEVYENAKADVLELVANIIPELAKVDLILSAEMDPKKCLLRIYRDVRFSKNKDPYKNNFGIWFSTKKGGNEPGYYLHIQPGKSFIAGGYWMPDAPHLKLIRQEIDYNIGDFKEIINNATFKKNFKLGFDNALKNAPKGYDPEDPNIEFLKLKSFEATTKIEDGEFLKPNLVNKLISSFKTVQPLVAFLRNAIEQ, encoded by the coding sequence ATGTTAAAAAAAGAAACCCTTAGTTTTATAAAAGATGTAGCGGAGAATAACAACCGCGAATGGTTTGCCGCCAACAAAGAAGTTTATGAAAATGCAAAGGCCGATGTACTCGAACTTGTGGCCAATATTATCCCGGAGCTGGCCAAAGTAGACCTGATACTTTCGGCAGAGATGGATCCAAAGAAGTGCCTTTTACGCATTTATCGTGATGTGCGCTTCAGTAAAAATAAAGATCCTTATAAAAATAACTTTGGCATCTGGTTCTCAACCAAAAAAGGAGGGAACGAACCCGGTTATTATCTGCATATCCAGCCAGGCAAAAGCTTTATTGCCGGTGGATACTGGATGCCAGATGCACCACATTTAAAACTGATCAGGCAAGAGATTGATTATAATATAGGCGATTTTAAAGAAATTATTAACAACGCAACCTTCAAGAAAAACTTTAAACTGGGTTTTGATAATGCACTTAAAAATGCACCCAAGGGTTACGATCCTGAAGATCCAAATATCGAATTTTTAAAATTGAAAAGCTTCGAGGCCACCACAAAAATCGAAGATGGAGAATTTTTAAAACCGAACCTCGTTAATAAGTTGATAAGTTCTTTTAAAACAGTACAACCATTAGTTGCATTTTTACGGAATGCCATTGAGCAATAA